A stretch of DNA from Scomber japonicus isolate fScoJap1 chromosome 19, fScoJap1.pri, whole genome shotgun sequence:
TAATTGGAGTTGGGGGGTGGACTTGAAGAAGGCAGTACCCTGAGCTTTTAGAGAGGTGGGAAAGGTGGAGGAGGGGTTGATTTAGATTGAGGGGTTAATGGGGGAAGGGTCTGGTTTGGTGGAGAGGGGCTTTGCTGGGTTGAATGTCAGGGATTTCAAGCTTCTTGGAATAATGATGCAAATAGGGAATATTTATTCAACCAATCAGATTTTTCTAGGCTTTCAGTGTCCAGGATGGCTGTATAGGAATTGTCCTTTAGTTGCCTCCCCTGTTTCTCTTCTGCAGCCTAGCTAAAGAGCAATGGTGCAAAGGTTTTTCAAGGAGTGAGAGAAGaacaggaggagggggagaaacacaaaacatagcTGACAAGGGGCATAACTTCATTTCCACGGTGCTGGGGACAGCTGTGTGGAGTAATCTGCCGTAGCAGCCCTCTAAAACTTCAATGCCTTTAGTGACCCAGGGAAGTGGGGAGGGAGCAACTCCAACTGTGTCCAGGCGTTTAGGAGTGTAAGGGGGCTCCTTTCACACCCCTTTGAAGGgcttttgttaaaaaaatatcccTTACCTCTCCTTCACTGAAAGCAAGGACTATGTGTTTATGAGACGAGACAGCATTGGTTCACATTGTGAGAGCAAAGCATTGCATGTTCCTATAGCTTGTGAGAAACAAGTTGCAAAGCTTCAGTTTTTATGAAGTAGATTTATTGCATGTTCTCTGCTTGCCATCATATTTTCTTGGAACCAGCGTgataagcttttttttaagcttattttttttaacatctgctAGCCAGAAATATTTAACTAGAGGTTTTGTATTTGGCAATGAAGACATTTCTACTCAGCACACTGAATACAAAATGTTCCCATTCAGTATCTCTGGCATTTACactgaatatattaaaaatagcaAATGTAATTTTCTCGCATAATGGAGTTCATTGGAAATGCCAGTGAGGTGTTCACAACAGCTTTGAAAATTCTCATTTAAGCTTTTAAATGTTCACCTATTGCTCAgtttatatgaataaatatgagtaAAGAGAGAACTGTGCAGTCTATCGATGAGGAGGGGTTCATTATTTTGTGCTAACTGTTCTGTTGGAGACTgaagaaataacaaaacattttagACTAAGATAATGGGTCGAGGCTGAGTTGCTGTCTGGTCTGAATGGGGTCTCCCTGGAGCTCAATAAGGTCCCAAAGTTTTACTCTATTATGCTGACATCCTAAAGGCCAGGGGCCACCACCCCCAGTGGTTACTTCTCAAGTATGCATTCATCAcacccccctacacacacacacacacacacacacacacacacacacacacacacactcgctcacaAACGTTTGGACTCCTCTCTATTTAAgtgatgacaggaaatgatatTCCCAGAAAGCttgagagaggaaggagtaataaataatatgagATCAGAAGGACCAAAGCTGCTCATATGAACTTACACAAACTAACAAAGTTCTACATGTATGTCCAATACTCTAATATTCAGATAAAGTTACATGTTATTATTTAGTTCGTTTTCTTTTGTGAGTCTCGTACTAAAATCTGTAAAGGTTTTTTGGGCTTGTTATTAGTTGTTTGCTTATTTGTTGTCCAGTGTTTGACATGTTTAATCATGACAAATAGCATTTAGAACAAGGTTTCCTAAAGAATTCACTTCAGATTAGGCAGAAAGGAAATACTTAGTGTATCCAAGAAAGTTTCATCTCCACAGGTCTGTGCACATTCCTTAATGTTGTGCAAGGCGGTAACAGTATACTCGCTGctgtctcactcactcactcactgtttGCTTAACACGGCCGCCTCTGGCATGAGATTCTCTAGTCGTGCCTGCTGCGTTGGCGCTAAATGACTGaggttaaatatatttatttatttaaatattctcTTTACTGTCTATGGTTTAAATCCAAGAGCAAACATGGAAATCAAAGGTTGTTAAGCTAAGCAAATATGACAGTCATCCTTTTTGCCTATTGTGAGTGTAAATCCACAAAAGCAATAACTCAATGTTAATGATTTTACCATTGAAATTGAGAAAAGACTTAACAATACCAGCATTCTGCACACGAAAAGAACACgagcaagaaagaagaaggCATTGTGGACTGCAAAAAATGGATTTGCACATTTTACACAGGACTTAAGGACTCTCATACACAAGTTCATTTTGTCACAGTAGGAAACACACAGGTGccaataacattaatgatggctctgTTAAGTTCACGTTTCCCAGTGCCATATGagagtgtgacagtgagccagcatgaaCTGTACCATGACCCTATAAACTGAAGCAGCTGAAAGGAATTCAGCCATCAATAATTTTATTAtgtacacctgtgcttttcttgtGATATGTCATAAGAGCTGTTATTTGTGTCTCCGTGGAAAtccaagacacacacattactgtGAAAAGATTTTAGGCAGTAGAAGTTAAGTGAGGATACTTTTTAACTTAAAGCCATGAATAGTTTTTACTTCATACAAAATTCAGAAAACCAAGAAAACCTAAGGACATTTATATTTGGTGTGGCCACTCTTTCCCTCACAGTTCTTCTCAGTACAGATGTGCATAGTTTTTCAAGGTATTTGGCAGGTCGGGTTGTTCCTGCATCTTGGAAAACTCACCACTTTTCTTCTGTGGATTTAAGTGTCTCagttgcttctgtctcttcatgtaatcccagactgatTCAACAATGTTGAGATCAGAGCTCTGCTGGGGGCCATACCATCTGTTGTAGGACTCCTTGTTCCTGTTGCTGAAAGTTCTTTTTGACTCTGGCTGTGTGTTTGGGGTCACTCTCATGCTGcttattaaatatgaaacagaTCAGGCTTCTCACTGATGTTACTGCATAGTGGATATgaatctaaacatctaaagtACTTGAAACTTTTGCACAATCCTATAAATGACCATGAAAATGactgtatttccatttcatgtttaatttttaGCTTAGCTTCAGGAGAGCTGATTAGCGATGGACACAGTTTTGGCTGTTGTTGGGGTCAGATATGTTACCTCTCATGCGTGTATAGCATAAGATTCAAATAAGCTAAGACAATGAGTTTTGGCATTGcatactccccccccccccccccttaagtCCTTTCCTGTGTTACATGACCTATTAACCAGGAGTAGCAGCAGCAAACTGCACAAACAGAAGCAAGCTGTAGCAAATGTTCACCAAGAGCTATCTGACTCTAACTTCAATGACTAGCCCCCTCACAGGTTAACCATCACAGAAATATAGTACATTGATCTGCTCAGAAATATTGGACAATAATGGAAAGTCTTGTCTTCAGTGTAAGAAAGAACTACATAATGTTGCTGCTTTTGTTTCTAATATGGTTCAAAATTCTTCAACCAAGCTCCTGTTCCcaaattacattacaattaCATCAATTTAGACATTTGCCAAAGCATATATGGGTTTATGTTCACGTGTGATTGATGTTTAGGAACAGTCAAAGACAACTAAGAAAAACAGAATACGCATGTAACGTCTTCCTTTACGTCGTGTTTATGTCCAACACCTTAATCTCTGATCTCTGTCCACCGGCTGTCTCTAGTTGTCCTCTGTGtcagttctctctctccacaaagGCAGCTTCTACTCATCTGGTTCTCATTTGCACATGCAGCACAACCAGCTGGAATGTGTCCATGCTTTTAAAGATGAGTTATTACCTCATTAATACACACTTCAGCTCACACTATTTTAAGTGAACTGAagttgaaacacacacagtgttgtTTGCTGTTAAACAGCCAAAGTTCTTTTGGATCTAAATGTAAGTCTGACTAATGATTGAACAGGGCacactcttgtttttttctgtccagGGGGTTTTGTGGTTGTAAACAAAagcacagatttttaaaatgagatcTTTATAGTACACATACCACttgatttattgtattatagtgAAGCAGTAATATGCAGCTACAgagactaaaataaaaataactgatAGGGTTTAAAAAATTCATATGATATGGtaaaatattaaagtatatACCACACATTTACCAGGATCAAAATATATTATTCTTTATATATGTTTAGTAGCTGTTAATGTTCATTAAAAGTAGTTcatagtaaaaaacaaaaataccaGAAGACTTTTTTTGTTGGGGTACAAAGGATCATTTAATTTTCACATAAGCttattattttcaaataaatcCATTATGTGTACATATTTACAATGAATACTGTATTCTCAAACTCCTGACACTAAAATcacaaatgatttttaaaaaacaacaactgtcaCTTTATGATCTGACCTCAAGATGGCTCTGTTGTCCTTATTAAGTATGCTAGCAGAATTTTGATCAGGTACTTGAATCCTTtgatatttacttttttttttttttaaagaaaatgttgctttgtcagagagagagggagagagagaaaatgagagagattATGTTTGCTGAATGGTTGGATATGTGCTCAGCAGTGCTCTTCACTCCTGGTATCTCCTCTGCACTGAGCTCCAGGGAGCCCATCATTGTTGCAGGCACGTGTTCTGGTTTGCTTCCTTCCACTACAGGTAGACCAAGCAGACCAGCATGACCAGTTGCCTTCCTGAGTGACAGTAGGTTTTGTACCTGCAAAACATTATCCAAAAtaacaaatactgtatatactggAATACCATATATTTTGATTTATCTGATATACCACACTGTTCAATCTTACCTGCATATTTAGATTTATCCCCCTTATAATTCTGGCAGGCCAACCCTTCAAACAGACTAGAGCACAGGCACATACACTTTCCATCCAGCAGAGTAAGAGTGCCTCCGTTATGACAAGGCTTGCACTTGCACACGTTATATTCTGCCACATAGTCTGATGTGGCCCGCTTTAGGTTGGTTATCCTTGCGTTAGCATTTGGCATTTCCACTGGAATTAACATGTAGATGGGTTCTGGCTGtcagaaacaacagaaaatgtgaattatttcACTGGCTTGAATATTATGATAGAAAATGTATATCACAAGAAATACCATCATCTTTTATTTACTGAATCTCTTTGAATAGCCATGGTAGCAGCTCTGTGAAGGTACTCCAGCATGCTCACAATGAAAATGCTAACATAAAACattcaatattttaaataaaatacatcataaaaaaagaaaaatgtgtgcagCTGGTAGGCCTACACATTTTTGCATAATAtacaaatgtacacattttaCCTGTAtccataaaattaaaaaatcagcatcaaaacatgttgttgtattcatcatattttataaaatgttcaccTGGACCATAAAGTTGtaactgtgaatgtttttttctataaattAAGAGAATTTATGAATTTGAATTAGTGCAgggactaattatgagtcagaataagAACAGTATGTAATTCCTACCTCACTATAAATCAGCGCCGGGGCATCAGAGATTGTCCTGGCCCAGTTCTGATAGGTATCAAGGTCCATCACtccttctttatttaatttagccCTCATAACAACAGCACTTTCTAGGGTACCTCCTTTCACTGATGTCATCACCTTATCCACCAATGCTTTGCCATGAGTATCAACTGTGTAACAAGAAAAGGGGTCTTTTAGTCACATTTCATAAACTGACACATTTATGTAAAACATGCTCACACTAATCACATTATCTGTGTATAGTcattagaaaagtgttttttttgtggtaaGGACTTTTACAAGTAAGCCTATCTTTCAAAGTCATGGTCATTTCAACAGTATAGTTTCTTTTTTGGTCGTTTGCCACATtttttccttgctgagctgctgAGGGATGCGTCCTGGTAGTTGCATTGCTGGGGTAaacaacaagtcctccaaatcaCATGACAAAATACGTTATTGGGCCATATCCTACAGTATGACTTGTGTGTTTCAATCTAACACCACTATCAACAGGACAACGTTGGAGTTACAGTTAGGGATCGACCATggtcatggttaaaaaaaaatcgacAATGAAGGTATGAAGGTTAGACCTCTTCCTTCTGAGGGCTTTATAATCACACTGCATTGTTTCCTACTTAGCTCTCGGCACACAATAGTCATAATCCCTACAGCTGCTCTTTCTATCTGAGCATGCTGTAGCCTCCCATTAGATTTGTGTGAATTTTAGAAAGCATTTTTGCATCTTGTCCAAAATTTCACAATGTTTAGTTAAGAATAATTTCACAGCCAGTACGGACAGTAGAAATGAGTACTGTGACCAATAACTCTTTCAATGTGTATATAGCATGTGAGTATTGTATTAAGATAGACATGAACACATGACAACCTATCCTTTAAATACTGACTTTATACAGAAGGGTTTACTAAGTACTTTGATatggtgaaacaaaaaaagcagacCTTGATTTTTGGTTGTTACATTTTCACAACCATTACGGTTTGCGTGTGCTTTTCCATCAGACAAACTTGTTGAACCAAAGTCTGCTGTGATGCCTAATTTGAGGCATTCTTGAACCTTTCTCTCGCTGATATCTGCAAGAATCATAAAGTATAGAAGATGAGTGCTTCTCAGTTTAGCCGACATTGTGATATGAAACACAGATGACTGACATTTCAGTCTCATAACAGAAATTTAAACATTTGCTGGGATACACGTACTTTTCTCCTTGATGGTGTCCTGATTGAGAACATACAGCAATTCATATTCACCACCAGATTTCCCATTTTTGGTGTAGTGAGTTCCATAGTCCTCCAGGAAGGCAAAATAAATACCCTTCTCATACTCCAAAGGCAAAGATTTGACATGCTCGAGGAATTCATCTGCCACTTTGAGCTCACGGGAGCGCATCCTGTAGGTGCTCAGCTGTACTTTGCCCATCACCCGCATAAAGCTCTTGTTCTGAGTGTGCAAGAGAGAAGTATTAATACATACAGTTGCAAATGATATGCACTGTTTTTGAGATAGTCTTAAGATCACTGTCTGACATTTACCTGAACATTGGTGGTCTCTGCAACTTCCTTAATCATTGTGTTCTTCTCGTATCCACTTTCGAAATTCAGGTTTAGAGAAACATTGGCCAAGGACTTCTCACTTGGcttaaatttaaatgaaagtccAGCATCAACTTTAACACTCATCTCTTTCAGCAATTCCCTTAGAAGGGTATGTGAGTCCTCATAGATTTCTTGAGAAACAGTTTCTTCCACTTTAGTCTGGAAAGAAAGGATGCAAAAGTGTTAAGAGGACAAATCATGAACATTTCAAGGTCTCTATTTTTACACCAGGGATATACTGgaatatatattatagtttaaAAGACCCCCAGTTTATCTTGTACTAGGTCTTAAtgcagcctctgtctgaaacaggctgttttagctacTGTCTCTTTAATGCCCTCCTC
This window harbors:
- the c9 gene encoding complement component C9, which produces MRLEVALPLGFFGLCLSLVLLGEGMGVTIPDPPAVDCVRSQWSAWSSCDPCTKTQRRSRSTLVFSQFGGASCEGSVGDKQFCVPDTECELPPLPECSDSEFQCESGPCIKKRLMCNGDYDCEDGSDEDCEAERKPCGATALETNEQGRTAGYGINILGADPRMNPFNNDYFNGRCDRVRNPNTGRHDRLPWNVGVLNYQTKVEETVSQEIYEDSHTLLRELLKEMSVKVDAGLSFKFKPSEKSLANVSLNLNFESGYEKNTMIKEVAETTNVQNKSFMRVMGKVQLSTYRMRSRELKVADEFLEHVKSLPLEYEKGIYFAFLEDYGTHYTKNGKSGGEYELLYVLNQDTIKEKNISERKVQECLKLGITADFGSTSLSDGKAHANRNGCENVTTKNQVDTHGKALVDKVMTSVKGGTLESAVVMRAKLNKEGVMDLDTYQNWARTISDAPALIYSEPEPIYMLIPVEMPNANARITNLKRATSDYVAEYNVCKCKPCHNGGTLTLLDGKCMCLCSSLFEGLACQNYKGDKSKYAGTKPTVTQEGNWSCWSAWSTCSGRKQTRTRACNNDGLPGAQCRGDTRSEEHC